A section of the Pedobacter sp. HDW13 genome encodes:
- a CDS encoding SGNH/GDSL hydrolase family protein, which produces MYWYEEEVKHLEKTHWLDREHPGIVFYGSSSIRLWHSLEDDFPTSKVTNLGFGGSTLAACVWFFERIMTNYHPKALVVYAGDNDLGDGRNPEEIFIFFQQLMVKANTRFNDLPCYFISLKPSLTRWHMADQFRYTNNLIESEIIKHNGNWKFIDVFKKMLTKEGNPDPAFYDHDGLHLSEAGYRLWAQTVREKLG; this is translated from the coding sequence ATGTACTGGTACGAAGAAGAGGTTAAGCATTTAGAAAAAACACATTGGTTAGACCGGGAACATCCTGGTATTGTATTCTATGGCAGTTCATCCATACGTTTGTGGCATAGCCTTGAAGATGATTTTCCTACCAGTAAAGTAACTAACCTGGGCTTTGGTGGCTCTACTTTAGCGGCGTGCGTATGGTTTTTCGAAAGGATAATGACCAATTACCACCCGAAAGCACTTGTAGTATACGCTGGTGATAACGACCTTGGCGATGGTAGAAACCCTGAAGAAATATTCATCTTTTTTCAGCAGTTGATGGTAAAAGCTAATACCAGATTTAATGACCTCCCCTGCTATTTTATTTCATTAAAACCCAGCTTAACCCGCTGGCACATGGCCGATCAGTTTAGGTATACCAATAACCTGATTGAAAGCGAGATTATTAAACATAATGGAAACTGGAAATTTATTGATGTTTTTAAGAAAATGCTCACTAAAGAAGGTAATCCCGATCCGGCCTTTTATGATCATGACGGACTACACCTTAGCGAAGCGGGTTATCGGCTATGGGCACAAACGGTTAGGGAGAAATTAGGTTAA
- the cysM gene encoding cysteine synthase CysM translates to MAGIIDLIGNTPMAELQKLNINPAVRIFAKLEGNNPGGSVKDRASLNMIRSAIERGQITPETKLVEATSGNTGIALAMIASLYGLEIELVMPTNSTRERKVTMEAFGARVTLLESIEECRDYAEAKGVTPGHFLLNQFANPDNYLAHYKATGPEIWRDTEGQITHFVSSMGTTGTIMGCSRYFKEKNSNIQIVGCQPTEGSSIPGIRRWPEEYLPKIFEPERVDRVMDIAQAEATEMSRRMAKEEGLFAGMSSGGACAAAIKLASELESGTIVFIACDRGDRYLSSDLFG, encoded by the coding sequence ATGGCAGGAATAATCGATCTCATTGGTAACACACCGATGGCCGAACTCCAAAAACTTAACATTAATCCCGCAGTAAGGATATTTGCTAAACTGGAAGGCAATAATCCTGGCGGAAGTGTAAAAGACAGGGCCTCGTTAAATATGATCAGAAGTGCGATAGAACGTGGTCAGATAACTCCCGAAACTAAGTTGGTAGAAGCAACCAGTGGAAATACAGGCATTGCCCTGGCTATGATTGCAAGTTTATATGGTTTAGAAATTGAGCTGGTAATGCCCACCAATTCAACGCGAGAGCGTAAGGTAACCATGGAGGCATTTGGTGCTAGAGTAACGTTGTTAGAGAGCATTGAGGAGTGCCGCGATTATGCAGAAGCAAAAGGAGTTACTCCAGGACATTTCTTATTAAACCAATTTGCAAATCCGGATAATTACTTGGCCCATTATAAAGCTACTGGTCCTGAAATCTGGCGGGATACGGAAGGGCAGATTACCCATTTTGTGAGCTCAATGGGTACAACAGGCACCATTATGGGTTGTTCGAGGTATTTTAAAGAAAAAAACAGCAATATTCAGATAGTTGGTTGTCAGCCAACCGAAGGATCATCTATTCCAGGGATCAGGCGCTGGCCTGAAGAATACCTGCCAAAGATATTCGAACCTGAAAGGGTAGACCGTGTTATGGATATTGCGCAGGCCGAAGCCACTGAAATGTCGCGCAGAATGGCCAAAGAAGAAGGACTTTTCGCCGGTATGAGCTCGGGTGGTGCGTGTGCTGCTGCAATAAAACTAGCTTCCGAACTTGAATCGGGTACTATTGTATTTATTGCCTGCGATAGGGGCGACAGATATTTAAGCAGTGACTTGTTTGGGTAA
- a CDS encoding alpha-L-fucosidase, whose protein sequence is MKNTLRCALIAVSAFAGISQANAQWTGPKSKPAKEVEVKYGTLTPPNRTDKDMQAFRSYGLGQFIHWGIYSIAGNEWNGVSARGGAAASEWIRSWGGPTAPKDWTKTYDNLYKQFNPKDFDAKRWAKQAKDMGAKYVIFTTKHHDGFALWPTKYSDYNISNTPYKKDIVKQIVDAYTAEGIDVYLYFSILEWNNPNYMGKAPQTDEEKTKFDKFLQYTRNQLLEQLKNYPQIKGFWFDGTWDASWKSAYQFTYNLEKELREKHPGLIIGSRFRNDEHGSRHFDSNGNIMGDYEQGWERKLPAEFEWLNGHDWDAVMTIPPNGWGYMKDWSGIYTKTTDDLLDMLMHSVSMNGNFVLNFGPDGNGNMHPEEDKIAKEIGEWMKLNAEAVYGVRHAALTPSKLGYFTQKEDQLYLTVFNKPVNGIVRIAVPKNATQVPGSAALLIGAKSLTLKQSDIGIDLDKNTYFDVLLPKDFEPSQAFVIKMKLIAAKTKTTKLMDAKM, encoded by the coding sequence ATGAAAAATACGTTAAGATGCGCATTAATTGCTGTTTCGGCATTTGCAGGTATAAGCCAGGCAAATGCACAGTGGACAGGGCCTAAAAGTAAGCCTGCCAAAGAAGTTGAAGTGAAATACGGCACTTTAACACCGCCTAACCGTACCGATAAAGATATGCAGGCTTTCCGTAGTTACGGTTTAGGCCAGTTTATCCACTGGGGCATTTATTCTATTGCCGGCAACGAATGGAACGGGGTAAGTGCCCGTGGCGGCGCAGCTGCTTCAGAGTGGATCCGCTCATGGGGTGGGCCTACGGCCCCTAAAGACTGGACAAAAACTTACGATAATTTATATAAGCAGTTTAATCCAAAGGACTTTGATGCCAAACGCTGGGCTAAACAGGCTAAAGACATGGGCGCGAAGTATGTAATTTTTACTACCAAGCACCATGATGGTTTTGCACTTTGGCCAACCAAATATTCTGATTACAACATTAGCAATACTCCTTATAAAAAAGATATTGTAAAGCAAATTGTTGATGCCTACACTGCCGAAGGAATTGATGTGTACCTCTACTTCTCCATTCTGGAATGGAACAATCCAAACTATATGGGTAAGGCACCACAAACTGATGAAGAAAAAACAAAATTTGACAAATTTTTACAATATACGCGTAATCAGTTATTAGAGCAGCTGAAGAACTATCCGCAGATAAAAGGTTTTTGGTTTGATGGCACTTGGGATGCTTCGTGGAAAAGTGCATATCAGTTTACTTACAATTTGGAAAAAGAACTCCGCGAAAAACACCCGGGGTTAATTATCGGTTCGCGTTTCCGTAATGATGAACATGGATCACGTCACTTCGATTCAAATGGCAATATTATGGGCGATTATGAGCAGGGCTGGGAACGTAAACTACCTGCAGAGTTCGAATGGTTAAACGGGCACGATTGGGATGCGGTAATGACTATTCCTCCTAATGGCTGGGGCTATATGAAAGATTGGTCGGGCATTTACACCAAAACCACCGACGATTTGCTGGATATGCTGATGCATTCAGTATCGATGAACGGCAATTTCGTGTTAAATTTTGGTCCCGATGGTAACGGAAATATGCACCCCGAAGAAGATAAAATTGCAAAAGAAATAGGAGAGTGGATGAAATTAAATGCAGAAGCTGTGTATGGAGTACGTCACGCAGCCTTAACGCCTTCCAAACTGGGCTATTTTACCCAAAAAGAAGATCAGTTGTACCTAACTGTTTTCAATAAGCCTGTTAATGGCATTGTGCGTATTGCCGTGCCTAAAAATGCTACACAGGTTCCAGGTAGTGCTGCACTGCTAATTGGTGCTAAAAGCTTAACGTTAAAACAATCAGATATTGGAATCGACCTGGATAAGAACACTTATTTTGACGTGCTCCTTCCAAAAGATTTTGAGCCCAGCCAGGCATTTGTAATCAAGATGAAACTGATTGCTGCAAAAACTAAAACAACAAAATTAATGGATGCCAAAATGTAG
- a CDS encoding heparinase II/III family protein has product MIQKRSFITGLCLVAMLLYRGVAIGQITVIDSSYKLPDHPRLLISAAKEKQIIAGVNADTGLRQIHQAILSGAGKMLNQPVLERVMIGKRLLDVSREALKRIYYLAYAYRITHDKKYIRRAEQEMLAVSAFKDWNPNHFLDVGEMTLGLAIGYDWLYHDLAVETRNTVSLAILEKGIMPSMDRRYNNWLNITNNWNQVCNTGITYGAIATFESHPALSATLVNRAIKSVVLPMKQYAPDGAYPEGYAYWEYGTSFNVMLISALESVFKQDFELSTQPGFLKTAGYMVNMTGPSGKPFNYSDSRAVAEFNPALFWFASKLKDPSLLWVSKKQVNDAKLLNNRLLPSAMLWANGISFSKANAPKAAFWIGNGTTPVVLMRSSWTDPLVTFVGFKGGSPATSHAHMDIGSFVMEAQGVRWAMDLGMQEYESLESKGIDLWNSRQDAQRWKIFRYNNLAHNTLSIDSAFQLVGGKGNFQSSSDKSNFMNAVVDMTTLYAGKLKKSHRGVALINKKTVLIRDEVETGDQGVTLRWSMVTPAVAKVLNAHTIELNSEGKKCYLFIETDGKIEVKQWPTAPVTSYDAPNPGTTIIGFTTQLKANSRKNISVFLTPEKPLLKRPATADLAAWPKN; this is encoded by the coding sequence GTGATTCAAAAACGGTCATTTATAACCGGTTTATGTCTGGTAGCCATGCTCCTTTACAGGGGCGTGGCTATTGGGCAAATTACTGTAATCGATTCTTCTTATAAACTCCCTGATCATCCCCGTTTGCTGATCTCGGCTGCTAAAGAAAAACAAATTATAGCAGGTGTAAATGCAGATACAGGTTTAAGGCAAATCCATCAGGCTATACTTTCTGGTGCTGGTAAAATGTTAAATCAGCCGGTGTTAGAAAGAGTTATGATTGGCAAAAGATTGCTGGATGTATCGAGAGAAGCACTAAAAAGAATTTATTACCTGGCTTACGCTTACAGGATTACGCACGATAAAAAATACATACGCAGAGCAGAACAGGAAATGCTGGCTGTTTCTGCCTTTAAAGACTGGAACCCAAATCATTTCCTCGATGTTGGGGAAATGACATTGGGTTTAGCTATCGGTTACGATTGGCTTTACCATGATTTAGCCGTTGAAACACGCAACACAGTATCACTTGCCATTCTGGAGAAAGGGATTATGCCCTCAATGGATAGACGGTATAATAACTGGCTTAACATTACCAATAACTGGAACCAGGTATGCAATACAGGCATTACCTATGGCGCAATAGCCACCTTCGAATCGCACCCGGCACTTTCGGCTACATTGGTTAACCGCGCCATCAAAAGCGTGGTGTTACCCATGAAACAATATGCACCTGATGGAGCCTATCCGGAGGGATATGCCTACTGGGAGTATGGAACTTCTTTTAATGTGATGTTGATTAGCGCACTGGAAAGTGTGTTTAAACAGGATTTTGAATTGAGTACCCAGCCTGGTTTTCTAAAAACTGCGGGCTACATGGTAAATATGACAGGCCCATCGGGTAAGCCGTTTAATTATTCGGATAGCAGAGCTGTAGCAGAATTTAATCCGGCACTTTTCTGGTTTGCCTCAAAATTAAAAGACCCCTCATTGCTGTGGGTAAGCAAAAAGCAGGTAAATGATGCTAAACTCCTAAATAATCGTTTATTGCCATCGGCTATGTTATGGGCCAATGGAATATCTTTTAGTAAGGCAAATGCGCCTAAAGCCGCCTTTTGGATTGGAAATGGCACTACGCCAGTAGTTTTAATGCGAAGCTCGTGGACTGATCCCCTGGTTACTTTTGTGGGCTTTAAAGGAGGTTCGCCAGCAACAAGTCATGCACACATGGATATAGGTTCCTTTGTTATGGAAGCACAGGGTGTGCGATGGGCAATGGATCTGGGCATGCAGGAATACGAGTCCCTGGAATCGAAAGGGATTGATTTATGGAACAGCAGGCAGGATGCCCAACGCTGGAAAATATTCAGGTACAATAATCTCGCACACAATACGCTGTCAATTGATAGTGCTTTTCAGCTGGTTGGCGGAAAGGGAAATTTTCAAAGCAGCTCCGATAAGAGTAATTTTATGAATGCTGTGGTTGATATGACTACGCTTTATGCCGGTAAACTCAAAAAATCACATAGGGGAGTAGCGCTGATCAATAAAAAGACTGTCCTAATTCGTGATGAAGTAGAAACAGGAGATCAGGGTGTTACCTTACGCTGGTCGATGGTTACACCTGCTGTAGCGAAAGTGTTAAATGCGCATACTATCGAATTGAATAGTGAAGGCAAAAAATGTTACTTATTTATCGAAACGGATGGCAAAATTGAGGTGAAACAATGGCCTACCGCTCCGGTTACCAGTTACGATGCTCCAAACCCCGGAACTACTATTATTGGTTTTACTACTCAGCTTAAGGCGAACAGCAGGAAAAACATATCTGTTTTTTTAACTCCTGAAAAACCTTTACTTAAAAGACCTGCAACAGCCGATCTGGCTGCGTGGCCTAAAAATTAA
- a CDS encoding serine O-acetyltransferase: MEDHFFEHIFKNPLEQPNIPPNEVISNWAEKLIKVIFPENAGQEFSDISALKQYVSGLELELFMIISASCKLKNSECKNMAGEFFTGLPELYRVLNTDISAIYEGDPAAQSRFEVIRTYPGFYAICFYRIAHLLYNFGIPLVPRILTEYAHSKTGIDIHPAASIGEYFYIDHGTGIVIGETSIIGRYVKFYQGVTLGALSVKKVLAGSKRHPTVEDRVVIYSGATILGGDTVIGHDSIVGGNVWLTDSIAPFSTAYHSPVITIRNHKETS, encoded by the coding sequence ATGGAGGACCATTTTTTTGAGCATATTTTTAAAAATCCCCTCGAGCAGCCAAATATTCCACCAAACGAAGTCATATCGAATTGGGCAGAAAAGCTGATTAAGGTCATTTTTCCCGAAAATGCAGGTCAGGAATTTTCAGATATTTCAGCATTGAAACAATATGTGTCAGGACTGGAACTCGAGCTTTTCATGATCATTTCGGCCAGTTGCAAGCTGAAAAACAGCGAATGCAAAAATATGGCTGGCGAGTTTTTTACCGGTCTCCCCGAGTTATACCGCGTACTCAATACCGATATTTCGGCCATTTATGAAGGCGATCCGGCAGCTCAGAGCAGGTTCGAAGTGATCAGGACTTATCCAGGTTTTTATGCCATCTGTTTTTACCGCATTGCGCACCTTTTGTATAATTTTGGTATTCCGCTTGTTCCACGCATACTCACAGAATACGCACATTCAAAAACAGGTATCGATATCCACCCTGCTGCCAGTATTGGCGAGTACTTCTATATTGATCACGGAACCGGGATTGTGATTGGCGAAACCAGCATAATTGGTCGCTATGTAAAATTTTATCAGGGCGTAACGCTTGGTGCCCTGAGTGTGAAAAAAGTGCTTGCCGGCAGTAAAAGGCACCCAACAGTAGAAGACCGCGTTGTAATTTATTCGGGCGCAACTATTTTAGGTGGCGATACTGTTATTGGGCACGATAGCATAGTAGGCGGAAATGTGTGGCTTACCGATAGCATAGCGCCATTTTCTACCGCTTACCATTCGCCGGTAATTACCATCAGAAACCATAAAGAAACAAGTTAA
- a CDS encoding HAD-IIA family hydrolase, translated as MKQGLLIDMDGVIYSGEELIFGADKFIKHLIDEDIPFAFMTNNSQRTALEVVRKLKGLGIKVEESHVYTSAMATGKFLSDQSPNGTAYVLGEGGLLSSLHDHGITLVNTDPEFVVLGEGRNFTLEMVQRAVDMILAGAKFITTNRDPSPKKPGWNNLGIAATTAMIEEATGRKAFVTGKPSPVMMRSARKFLGLETSETTVIGDTMETDIQGGVQMGYKTILVLSGISTKDTLGHYAFKPDMIASSVDEIKFPLNWWESK; from the coding sequence ATGAAACAAGGCTTATTGATAGATATGGATGGGGTGATTTATAGTGGGGAGGAATTGATATTTGGCGCAGATAAATTTATTAAACATTTAATTGATGAAGATATCCCTTTTGCTTTTATGACCAACAACAGTCAACGCACTGCACTCGAAGTGGTACGTAAACTGAAAGGCCTGGGCATAAAGGTTGAGGAAAGCCATGTGTACACCAGTGCAATGGCTACCGGAAAATTCCTTTCCGACCAAAGTCCAAACGGTACTGCTTATGTATTGGGTGAAGGTGGTTTATTGAGCAGTTTGCACGACCATGGCATTACGCTGGTAAATACCGATCCGGAGTTTGTGGTGTTGGGCGAAGGAAGAAATTTCACCCTCGAAATGGTACAACGTGCTGTGGATATGATTCTGGCAGGGGCCAAATTCATTACTACCAACCGCGATCCGTCACCTAAAAAACCAGGCTGGAACAACTTAGGTATTGCTGCTACAACTGCTATGATTGAAGAAGCTACCGGAAGAAAGGCTTTTGTTACAGGTAAACCAAGTCCGGTAATGATGCGTTCGGCACGTAAATTTTTGGGATTAGAAACCAGTGAAACTACCGTTATTGGCGATACCATGGAGACTGATATTCAGGGTGGTGTACAGATGGGGTACAAAACCATTCTGGTACTTTCGGGTATATCAACAAAAGATACGCTTGGCCATTATGCTTTTAAACCGGATATGATTGCCAGTTCGGTTGATGAAATTAAATTTCCGCTCAACTGGTGGGAAAGTAAGTAG
- a CDS encoding response regulator transcription factor — protein sequence MPKIIIIENYPATLDAIRMIFEFEGYEVLALSGLHHLHTQVSTFQPDVILIDVLLGLTDGRSICTELKLSVHAEIPILLMSSHSSFLNNPHFAVHWDDYIEKPFEMMTIVNRVKMLLTKKVSQD from the coding sequence ATGCCCAAAATCATTATCATAGAAAATTACCCTGCAACGCTTGATGCCATTAGAATGATTTTCGAATTTGAGGGTTACGAAGTATTGGCGCTTTCAGGACTGCATCATTTACATACACAGGTTTCAACTTTTCAGCCTGATGTTATCTTAATAGATGTTTTGCTTGGATTAACAGATGGCCGTTCCATTTGCACTGAACTAAAATTATCAGTTCATGCAGAAATCCCGATACTGCTCATGTCGTCACATTCCAGTTTTCTAAACAATCCTCATTTTGCTGTTCACTGGGATGATTATATCGAAAAACCCTTTGAAATGATGACCATAGTGAATAGAGTAAAAATGCTACTCACAAAAAAAGTCAGCCAGGATTAA
- a CDS encoding alkaline phosphatase, producing the protein MNRRSLLKGGLLAGFGLPLIGLKDVIAAPVGGSKKAKNIIMMVSDGMSTGTLNMADLYANRTFGRSSKWLGLYRDNKAVRALMDTASASSMVTDSAAASSSWGGGIRVKNGSLNVGMNGEKPQPILQKFKEKGKKVGCVTTVPITHATPAGFCVNIDNRSGQDLIAEIYLGLKFDVMMGGGSKYFGEKRAGGNLLPKFLTQGYKVAENRNEMLALDKSKPVLGLFAEDGLPYEIDRLHDVKLQKEVPTLAEMTMKAIELMKDNPQGFALQIEGGKVDWAAHSNDLSGLIFDQLAFDEAVGKVIEFAEKDGETLVIITTDHGNANPGLFYADEANKKFDSLQRFKHSNTWLLGQLNQSFSEQKIMEMIKENQGVEMKADDVKSLLNHFKEIVPGQLYNESNLPFYEYGKILSKYTDVQWAGMNHTGDYVELTMFGPGSEQLKPFVKNYELHNFMLKAAEMPESFMVSVGK; encoded by the coding sequence ATGAACAGACGATCGTTATTAAAAGGCGGCTTATTGGCTGGCTTTGGCTTGCCTTTAATTGGCCTGAAAGATGTAATAGCCGCACCCGTTGGCGGAAGCAAAAAAGCAAAAAACATCATCATGATGGTGAGCGACGGCATGAGCACAGGCACTCTAAATATGGCCGATTTATATGCCAATCGCACTTTTGGAAGAAGCAGTAAATGGTTAGGACTTTACCGCGACAATAAAGCTGTAAGAGCCTTGATGGATACTGCTTCGGCCAGTTCGATGGTTACCGATTCTGCTGCTGCCAGCTCTTCGTGGGGTGGAGGCATACGTGTTAAAAACGGTTCGTTAAATGTGGGTATGAATGGCGAAAAACCTCAACCTATTTTACAGAAATTTAAAGAAAAGGGTAAAAAAGTAGGTTGTGTAACCACTGTGCCTATTACTCATGCTACACCTGCCGGTTTCTGTGTCAATATCGATAATCGTAGCGGACAGGATCTAATTGCAGAAATTTACCTGGGTTTAAAATTTGATGTGATGATGGGCGGCGGAAGCAAGTACTTTGGAGAGAAAAGGGCTGGAGGAAACCTATTGCCTAAATTTTTAACCCAGGGTTATAAAGTGGCCGAAAACCGTAACGAAATGCTGGCTTTAGACAAATCGAAACCTGTTTTAGGGCTTTTTGCCGAAGATGGATTGCCTTACGAGATAGATCGCCTGCACGATGTTAAACTTCAAAAAGAAGTACCCACATTGGCCGAAATGACCATGAAAGCCATTGAACTGATGAAAGATAATCCGCAGGGTTTTGCTTTACAGATTGAAGGTGGAAAGGTGGATTGGGCTGCACATTCCAACGATTTAAGCGGACTTATTTTCGATCAGCTGGCTTTTGACGAAGCCGTGGGTAAGGTAATTGAGTTTGCCGAAAAGGATGGCGAAACATTGGTAATTATTACAACCGATCATGGTAATGCCAATCCCGGTTTGTTTTATGCAGACGAAGCCAATAAAAAGTTTGATAGTCTTCAACGGTTTAAACATAGCAATACCTGGTTGCTGGGTCAGCTTAACCAATCGTTTAGTGAGCAAAAAATCATGGAAATGATTAAAGAAAACCAGGGTGTTGAAATGAAAGCTGATGATGTAAAATCGTTACTGAACCATTTTAAAGAAATCGTTCCGGGTCAATTGTACAACGAATCTAATCTGCCGTTTTACGAATATGGTAAAATTTTGAGCAAATATACCGATGTGCAATGGGCTGGGATGAACCATACCGGCGATTATGTAGAATTAACCATGTTTGGCCCCGGTTCGGAACAATTAAAGCCTTTTGTTAAAAATTACGAACTACACAACTTTATGCTAAAGGCTGCAGAAATGCCCGAAAGCTTTATGGTATCGGTAGGGAAGTAG
- a CDS encoding c-type cytochrome: MIKFSLSLIYLSVIFLGFKNLFSEPEKPRFAPPGLTITNFAGPDVTPSPACLAVAPTGEVFVGVDMIGSLGKDAGKGRILKLVDKNNDGKMDAHIDFADVDNPRGIIVQGSQVFVLHTTFSKETGKATGMNLVVFEDKDGDGKADGPEKPLIEHISNEKYIRERGTDHATNGIRMGIDGWIYISVGDFGFHDAIDRSGKKMTMLGGGIVRVRPDGTEMEVFTHGTRNVYDVAIDPYMNVFTRENTNDGGGWNVRFSHHIQSGEYGYPVLFQNFTDEIIPALADLGGGSGTGALFMNEPNWPAQYNNVPMMADWGRSMLYIHRVTADGPTFTQKDEEFIKLPQITDLDVDGSGRLYLSAWDGAGYSGSPDKGYIVRTVPTDWTYKAFPDVKKLSVKKLTDLLKSNSSVARLSASQELVARNNKQATEAALKIASDQALALDVRVAGIYTYAQLAKENGTAALVELTKDAAVKEFALKALTDRKIYLANVPIEPFLQGLQDASPRVHAVSIIGLNRLGKVDEAAKALLATKVPASFTAPAKGVEGPHATPNSAIILPHLAVRALVSLQATDAMVAAIKTENADLALWALRYMHNAKAVNGLIDNYKTAQDEKLKKQILITLARLYKEEIAYDASWWWGTRPDSHGPYFKAVTWSESPVIEKFLKEEALKQGAKEKQFFVDLNARHRMDIAEFAEEEKVAAAEEPKIDLEKIKNQKGQVGKSSIEDVLLAINKLQGNPVKGKNIFNNQGCIACHSLNKTDKMKGPFMGQIGSIMNREQIAESILKPNASISQGFASVMISAKGDKTYMGFVQEETAAKVVLRNIAGEVFTIKAGDILSRKELETSMMPEGLANSLSYEELASLVTFLSEQKK; encoded by the coding sequence ATGATCAAATTTTCTTTAAGTTTAATTTACTTATCTGTCATTTTCCTGGGTTTTAAAAACCTTTTCAGTGAACCCGAGAAACCACGTTTTGCTCCCCCTGGATTAACCATTACTAATTTTGCAGGTCCCGATGTTACCCCAAGCCCGGCATGTTTGGCGGTTGCGCCAACGGGCGAGGTATTTGTTGGTGTGGATATGATTGGCTCGCTGGGTAAGGATGCTGGCAAAGGCCGTATTCTTAAACTCGTTGACAAAAATAACGATGGTAAAATGGATGCACACATCGATTTTGCCGATGTAGATAATCCACGCGGTATAATTGTTCAGGGCAGCCAGGTATTTGTACTACATACCACCTTCTCTAAAGAAACCGGAAAGGCTACAGGTATGAATTTAGTGGTTTTTGAAGACAAAGATGGCGATGGCAAAGCCGATGGGCCAGAAAAACCGCTAATCGAACACATTAGCAATGAAAAATACATCCGCGAACGTGGTACCGATCATGCTACCAATGGTATTAGAATGGGTATTGATGGCTGGATTTATATCTCAGTAGGTGATTTTGGTTTCCACGATGCCATAGACCGCTCTGGCAAGAAAATGACCATGCTTGGTGGTGGTATCGTACGTGTACGCCCTGATGGCACCGAAATGGAAGTATTTACACATGGTACACGTAATGTGTATGATGTGGCTATCGATCCATATATGAACGTATTTACCCGCGAAAACACCAATGATGGTGGCGGATGGAATGTGCGTTTTTCGCACCATATTCAATCAGGCGAATACGGTTACCCGGTTTTATTCCAAAATTTTACCGATGAAATTATTCCCGCACTTGCCGATTTAGGTGGTGGCTCGGGTACTGGTGCATTATTTATGAATGAACCAAACTGGCCTGCACAATATAATAATGTGCCTATGATGGCTGATTGGGGTAGAAGCATGTTGTACATTCACAGGGTTACTGCCGATGGACCAACTTTTACCCAAAAAGACGAAGAGTTTATTAAACTTCCACAAATTACCGATTTGGATGTGGATGGATCAGGAAGGCTTTACCTTTCTGCATGGGATGGTGCTGGTTACTCTGGCAGTCCTGATAAAGGTTACATTGTACGTACAGTACCTACCGACTGGACTTATAAAGCATTCCCAGATGTTAAAAAGCTTTCAGTAAAAAAACTAACCGATTTGCTTAAATCGAATAGTTCAGTGGCTCGCCTTTCTGCTTCGCAGGAATTGGTTGCTCGCAATAATAAACAAGCTACTGAGGCGGCTTTAAAAATCGCTTCAGATCAGGCTTTAGCGCTTGATGTTCGTGTTGCAGGTATATACACTTACGCACAGTTAGCTAAAGAAAATGGTACAGCTGCGCTGGTAGAATTAACGAAAGATGCTGCTGTAAAAGAATTTGCCTTAAAAGCATTAACCGACCGTAAAATTTATCTGGCTAATGTGCCAATTGAGCCATTTTTACAAGGACTTCAGGATGCTTCTCCGCGAGTACATGCCGTTTCAATCATTGGTTTAAACCGCTTGGGTAAAGTAGATGAAGCAGCAAAAGCACTTTTAGCGACTAAAGTTCCGGCTTCTTTTACTGCACCTGCAAAAGGAGTAGAGGGACCTCACGCTACACCTAATTCGGCCATTATTTTGCCTCACCTGGCAGTTAGAGCATTGGTGTCATTACAAGCTACTGATGCTATGGTAGCCGCAATTAAAACTGAAAATGCTGACCTTGCTTTATGGGCATTACGCTATATGCACAACGCTAAAGCGGTAAATGGATTAATCGACAATTATAAAACTGCACAGGATGAAAAACTGAAAAAGCAGATCTTAATTACTTTGGCCCGCTTGTATAAAGAAGAAATTGCTTACGATGCAAGCTGGTGGTGGGGAACACGTCCGGATTCGCATGGTCCGTATTTTAAAGCTGTTACCTGGTCGGAGTCTCCTGTAATTGAGAAATTCTTGAAAGAAGAAGCGCTTAAACAAGGTGCAAAAGAAAAACAATTTTTTGTTGATTTAAATGCACGCCACCGCATGGATATTGCTGAATTTGCCGAAGAGGAAAAAGTTGCAGCAGCTGAAGAGCCAAAAATTGATTTAGAAAAGATTAAAAACCAAAAAGGACAGGTAGGTAAATCTTCAATCGAGGATGTATTGCTTGCCATTAATAAATTACAGGGCAATCCGGTTAAAGGAAAGAATATTTTCAACAACCAGGGATGTATTGCCTGCCACAGCTTAAACAAAACCGATAAAATGAAAGGTCCTTTTATGGGGCAAATTGGTTCGATTATGAACCGTGAGCAAATTGCAGAATCGATATTAAAGCCAAATGCTTCTATTTCGCAAGGTTTTGCTTCGGTAATGATCAGTGCAAAAGGCGACAAAACGTATATGGGCTTTGTTCAAGAAGAAACTGCTGCCAAAGTGGTATTGCGTAACATTGCTGGCGAAGTTTTTACCATCAAAGCTGGCGATATTCTTTCACGTAAAGAATTGGAGACTTCTATGATGCCGGAAGGACTGGCCAACTCACTATCGTATGAGGAACTTGCTTCATTGGTTACTTTCCTGTCAGAACAGAAAAAATAA